Genomic segment of Salvia hispanica cultivar TCC Black 2014 chromosome 2, UniMelb_Shisp_WGS_1.0, whole genome shotgun sequence:
GTGGATTTAATATCAGTATAGTAGCTATTTAGTAGTCTctcctttcctttttaaattttcccactcacatttttattattagaaaAATTTATATCTTAGTATGTGTAAGTTGGCCAAGCGGTATGGTTAATGCATGAAAGTCTCGGATTAGAGACTTCCAAGGCACgatctttaaaatttatgtccatttacccccccaaaaaaaagataaatttctATCTCAAAATTATTCTCCTTTTCTCATTCCAAATTAGTATAGCATCTTTTTATGAACAAAGAAGGAGTACAAAATTAGAGAGATATAGATGACGAAATGTCTGCATAAAGAATGAAATATTGTAAACAAAAAagagaattaaattttttatatggaTCTTTTCTGCACTTTTAACATTTAGTTTTTGTGTATGTGTGAAATTGAAGATAGAGATGAAATTTTTAGTCATTGTGTACGTTGAAATTGCTTAAATTGAATATAGAGATGAACTATGCAAAATGGGAATGCAATTTTACCAACTTTACATTCCAAAACTAGCGGCATTACgaaaaaatcccaaaatctAAAAAAGTACTACCACATTCAATGATTTAAGCATCCACCACCACCTcttccaaataaataaattggccTATGCTACATGTACACTCATACaagcattattaaaataaactaatctATATGTCCTTAGCCATAGACATATGAACACACTCTACAAACATTACAACTTGTGCAATTCATCCTCGAAGAACGCATTATTGAAGCTAGCAAAACACAATTTCTCCAAATTAAGGGTAACTTACAAAATATTGGAAGGCAAAAAATATGGTTATCATCTTTGGTGATAGTCGAAAATGTGGCTAAGATCTAATTGCCTAATAAATGGAGTACATTAGTATGTAATTATAAacttatagtagtaataattatggTGATATGCTACTCTATTTCTAATAAACAGAAGGTTATAGTTATCGCATTGTTgagatggagtactatttatatatggagtactattttgattTCCTCAAAAATCCCCAAACACAGATACTGCTCTGTTTTCCCTTTTCTGTTTCACTGTTGTTTTCCTTTCTATTTTTgcttcattttaaaaatcatcaCATCAAAACCTCAGTCGAGGAGAAGTCTTAACACCGATCTGAAATATCCCACAAATATTCCCTATTTATCATCACTCCCGTCGAAGCTTCACCAATCATTAGCTACCGCCGGCAATTGCAGATCGGAACCCTACAAAATTCCATTTCATTCACTTTAATAAGAAAACATTATGGGCAGCTTGAAGCTGAAATTGATTGCGCGGATTTAGGGCGAAATTAGGAAACCCCTCCCACCTGGGCTACCTTTTTGTCGGTGTTGTTTGATATAAGGTAGTTGGGATTTCTGGGGTTTGGATAGGATGGCGTCCGAGCAGGCGGCTACGGATGCCATGTCGGATTCGTACCGGGGGATGTCGTCCGACAACATAAAGGGCTTGGTTTTAGCACTCTCTTCGAGTTTCTTCATCGGCGCCAGCTTCATTGTCAAGAAGAAGGGGCTCAAGAAAGCCGGGGCATCTGGCGTCAGAGCTGGTAATTTAATTAACgcttcatttcaattttcttcttcataatTTGTGATTCTGTAGCTGCTTAACGTATTTTATCTTCCATACGATTTCTAATGAATGAGCTTCTTGCTCGAAGCTCAAATTGCTATATTTGTTAGTAATTACTAAGATCTTCAGTTTTTGGCTAAAGTACATCTAGCCTCAATGAGGAATACTGAAGCTGATCTGCACACAAGCTACGAATCTGCATTTGATGCCAAATTAAGAATTGTGGGCCTGGGGAAATTATCTGGTCAATTTATGGGTGGTTTCCTGGATCAAAAATGTACTGAAACATAATGTCCCATCACTTGTACACATGATAATCCTGCACTCAACTTTGGAGCTGATTCTGCTACTCTAATTCAAagtacaattaaattattggagTCCTCTATTCTTGGAGATAATTAAGTTGTTGTCAGAACCCCCTTGTGTTTGCATTTCCAATTTCACACTGTCTTTGGATCCATACTCTACGAATCAAATTGTTACACGAGAACAATCTAGCGGGAATGTATTTTTAACTGCTTCCTAATTCGTCGTGGATGGtgatttctttttcaaaaacttGTGTGGTGAGAATTGCTGTCATGAAAATCTTTTACTTATAAAAATTGGTAATAcagattttttctttcttcaagaGATGATGATAGGTCATTTTTTCTACAAATGAGACATAATAGCTTCTGCTATTCAATGCTTGCAATGTTTTTAGctgattttattaaatttgatattcaaCAATGGCTGCTGCTTTGGTTGATAGAAGGGGCACAGTAAGAACATACTCCCCTTGAAGGCTTGCAGTATAACTGAAAATTGAATACATGATTATAATGCCAGGCCATTAAatacatttaaattatttgctTGTACTTTGCCATTGACGAGATGGTTTCTGTCACTgtacatttgtttttttattgtggtTTCTATCACTCTGCTAATTATAGTTGCATGTTGTTTCCATAACATGTCAGATTTATCCTTATATCCGTGGTTTTCTCTTTCTAAATTTGTCTATAGGTGTTGGAggatattcatatttatatgagCCGTTATGGTGGACTGGCATGATAACGAGTAAGTtctatgcatatttatatttttaataaagaacTTATGTATTTTGAGTTATACAGATATCTGTGCCACAATTTAGGAGAATACGAATGTAACTTGTTTTCTAATATATCCGGTCCGCTTCAAGTGACTTAGTATTAAATAACTCCTTGAGTGCATGGTGGTCATTACTTGTTAttcctaattaaaatatgaatatgcaGAGTTTGTTGATCTGTGCACCAGCTCTCTGGGTTATGAATATTCTTGCACATATGCCATgctgaaatattttaaaaagcaATAAAAGTACCACTAGCTTGCGTATCAACATTTGAAGTTGGTTAGGATATCTTGTTAATATAATGGATCATTATGAGTTTGCCAATCTAAAACTATTGACTTTATGGAAGCCGTGTAACAAAGGTTACTCTCAAAGATGAGAAGTCGAACATAAATTGTGTTCACTATATAATATGGGGATAAGTAGCAAAGTACACCCTAACCTTACTGCAGAAACACAATGGCTCCTGATTGCTCTCACCAATGTTCGCAAAAATAGGGAAAATTGCCCCCTCTCACCAAAGAAACTTAAACTCTGTTAACAAAAAATcagtttcttttcttttttttaatggggGGGGGGATCTAATCTCAATGGCTGCTGGCTGCTGTCGTTGTCGATGTTTTGAGTTGAGTGGTGAGGTGGAAGTTTTGTGGAGGAGCTGCGACTTCTGCGTCTAGGCTGGAGGAAGGAGAGTCGATGATGATGAATCTTTGCTATTGCTGTCCTGGTGAATTGGGAAGACGGGTGGAGTGGTTGTGTTGGGCCACATAAGATGGTGGGAGGAAAAACGGTAGAGACGGTCTCGACGGTGGTGACCTGTGGTGTTTTCGCAAGGAGGGAAGAAGTCAGGAAAGGGAAAAGGGAGAGAAGGTTGGGGCGTGAAAGGGAAATCTGGCGAAGCTAGAGGCTGAGGCATGAAACAGGGGGAGAGGGTCAAGGGAAATCAGGCTAGGCGAGATTGTCAGATGGTGCTGGAGGAGATGACGGCGCTGCTTCTGTCACAACGGCTGCGTTGGCCAGAAATTGTGAGGAATGAGAGAGGAGAGATGGATCGATATTTGGAAAGAAGAGGAGGTGGGGTGTTTCTAGCGTGAGGCGGCATGCTCGACTGCGAGAGGGAGAGAGGTGATCAGAGAGAGAAGGAGGTTGGAGTCGGTTCACGGTGAAGGAGTGACGGTGTTATAGCAGTGACAGTGGTATCTCGAACCACATCTGGCCTGAAAAAGATAGATGTTTTTATAACAGAGTTATAGGGCCTGCTAGTTTGAGGAGGCGATCTTCCCTATTTTTGGGAATTGAACAATGATAGGGAGTTTTGGTTTTAGCTGCAAATTTTTGGGGTGTATTTGCTACTTAACCCCATATATTACCTTTGACTTGCATATTTCCTCATTAGAACAACTGTTTTCCTATGCTACCAAGTTAATTCCAGGTTCTTCAAGCATGATATGAATACATTTAAACCGTTATTGGTTCAGTTAATGGCTACAAAAAAAACATGGACTATTATGAGAAAGACGCACACCGAAAGGATGTATAGTTCATACTTCTTAGTGAAGttaatatatgaaatgcaATTGTCcaacatatatataggtaTTTTTCCCATAACGTTTTTGAAATAATGTAGTAGAGAAACTTCTTTTGCAGTTGACAAGTGCATTGACTGAAGGTTGATCCTGatcatatcatttttttggttattgAGAAATTATGTTTGCATAATTAATGTTAGGAGTCCATGTTTGGTGTTTCAAATGTATTGTGTTTTACATTGTGTCTTCAAAAATCTCGTTGTAGGTGCAAACTGCGGGgacaaaattatactaaccaaattttttctaatttctatGCTGTCTATGCTATTATGCCTATTCTGCCTGGAATGTTGAAGGCCAGGATTGTTAGTTGGTGTCatatgattttgatatttCCAGTATATTGTTGTCTGTTTCTTGTTGTTCTCCTCAAGAACCTTCATTAAAAAGTATTTTCGACCtacattattttcattgattatCTTAAGCAGCAGTCAGAATACATCTAAGAGTTGACGGTTTCAGCTAGTtactactttaattttgtcaaaatttggaatcATATCGTAGAGGTTACATTTCTGTTGTTACTTAGACTCTGAGATGTTACACGTCCCCAAACTGAGTATTCTCTATTGGTTTGTTTGCTGTTTCTACAGTGATTGTTGGAGAAATTGCAAATTTCGCAGCTTATGCATTTGCACCAGCCATTCTGGTTACCCCCCTTGGTGCACTCAGCATTATTATCAGGCATGACATTATCAGCCGCCTAGAGTCAGCAATTGGCACCTTATTCTGACTGCTGATTATTGCCTGTTTACTGCAGCGCTGTACTTGCACATGTTATTTTGAGGGAGAGACTACACATTTTTGGTATTCTTGGTTGCGCTTTATGTGTTGTGGGCTCCATCACAATTGTCCTACATGCTCCACAAGAACGAGAGATTGAATCTGTGAAAGAAGTGTGGGACCTTGCTACTGAGCCAGGTCACTTTAAGTGCAACTTCCTTACTGATTGGTTTGTTTTCTGCAGAATTGTTGTATAGACTGAGCTAAAGACCATGCATCTTTCCTGCAGCTTTTGTCTTCTATGCAGCTCTGGTGATAGCAGTTGTCGTCGTTCTAATATACCATTATGTACCTCAATATGGCCAAACACATATATGGTTCTATATTGGTGTTTGTTCATTAGTTGGTTCATTGTCGGTAGGTGATGCTTTTCTTATATAGTTCTCCTCTGTCAAGTGTCAACTTCTCTTAGATCCTACTTACATGAGACAGTAGAAAGGAGATTGTTTTTCTGTGCTAAATGAATGTTGAAAAACTATGTAAAATTGCCTTGGCAGGTAATGAGTGTCAAAGCACTGGGAATCGCTTTGAAGTTGACCTTATCAGGAACAAATCAGCTCATATATCCACAGACATGGGTTTTTGTGATGATCGTCCTATCCTGTGTTCTCACTCAGATGAATTACCTAAATAAGGTATTTTCCTCTATTAGTTTTGGTGATATATTTACATTCGATGGCATTAATCTTACTATTggatgatattattttatttggccTTGTCTATTATGTTTCTCTGTTTACATATATCCCGGCAATCTTGAATGCAGGCTCTGGACACATTCAATACTGCTGTTGTTTCGCCAATTTACTATGTCATGTTCACATCCTTAACTATCGTGGCCAGCGTGATCATGTTCAAGGTAACCATACTGCTGCTAAAATAACTAACATGTTATTTGTAGCAGAATGCCCCTCCCTGACAATTTTGGATAAATGGATAAAGTCAATTGATGAATCTAGTTGTAGTAAGACCacctaataaaataatggaattAAGATTCAGAATATAGgctattttgtgatttttatgaTTTGCCTCGATTTTTTGCTGTATGCTGGTTTTGTTACTTGTGATTCTTTCCTTGTTCCACCTGATCTTCACTCCACTTTACCTTTAAGCTTCGGGAATGTGTATATGTACGGATAAAATGAATGCACCATTATGTTTACCCTCCAAAATTTCATTAGTCTTGccattttcatatttacttACGTAGCTCCTAGCCCAATGAAGGAAGAAAGTAATAAAGGGTTTTTATGTGGAGCAGGATTGGGACAGACAGAATCTGACTCAGATTGTCACGGAATTGTGTGGGTTCGTGACTATTCTCTCCGGTACCTTTCTTCTCCACAAGACAAAAGACATGGCTGATGGTATGTGAGCTTTTTACTGGCTTTGTATTACTAGTTGATATCAGATGATTTTGTTAAGCTTGCTCTTCCATTACCTGCATACATACTAAGTAACTGTTCTGTATTTAGGTTGTTCGGTGTCAAGACTTCCAAAGCACGACAATGAGGATAGTTTTGGCGAAGAAGGTATCCCTCTAAAGCGGCAGGATACATTGAGAGCAACATGATGTAtgctctctcttttttcctCATCTTTTTTATTCGATTTTGTAACTGCCTGTCAAGAGCGGAGAAGATATGATcttgtatttttatagtagACACTGGATGGACCTGTCTCATTGATCTCAATATGCATGCATTGTTCTTCAACCCATCCCAGATTGCACTTTTAACTTagattttctcattttgtgGCGATAACAATTTTGTGTGAATAACAGGGGAAGTGGATGAGATTCATTAGTTGTTTAGTATACTACTGTGTGATTTCTTTGTTATTTGCCTAATGAGAGCTAATCTTTAAACCGGAACCATAAAATTGCCTTGGAACCGTAAATCATTGGCCCGAACCGGTAGCTcctgtgtaaaattatgtaaaattgCCTTGGAACTGGAACTGGAATCGGCTATTCTTGAACCGGCGGCATCGGTAGCTTACTCATGTAAGACCTTATTCGCGTCATATATTTCCAAGTATGTTTGATCCTAATTTTGTAAACTGCCATTTACTCAAATATGCAACAAACTTATTATTACTCTAAATATAGTACATAGTAAtacgtaattaaaatatttcttaGTTGATGCATATGTATGTGCACGTATTTGTAAAGGAAAACACATCCATAGGTtcttaaacaaattttttattttaattggtcATTGTActtctaaattttatatcaatagaTTATTCTTAACAGATTTTATTCAATCTGTAAATACTTTACTGTTAAATATTTCCACTtcatcaattattattaaaataaactccacgtcatatcttatttaatgaaatttgcatttcatatttttcgcCATACATATTAAGAAAAGATTTGATAATTAAACATTCTAGTATCACGCCTATGCTATGCACAGGttaatatgtttttaaaacattaatttttaattttaaattaattaaacaaattagaatcaatattaacagtgaacaatatgagtaacaattataaatttgaaacaaattacataatgtaatatttaaacattaaatcatgtagtaaaaagataaaaatctatcacaataaagaattaaatataatggataatttctcatcatttttaaaacttctttatacactacattaactttaaaattaaaatcaatcccatcattataaactaaaaccttcaattcttcacaatTCGTCACTCTTCAACAGAACTCGTAGGTAAAGTCGTTTGCCTCACCTAAAaccacaataaaataaagaacaaaatcaatttgcaatgcacaaaatcaataatcaatatgtatGCAAAGCATAAGATGTATGAGACCCATGAAAGTACACAATTGAACAATGAACACCACATGATTTTGTGGAGGCTTCCTTAGCCATCCAAATCAAGAAGATATATCCAAAAATCAACCTGttaatttcaccaaaatcaaatataaatatagtagtaattgtatactatcaaattaaagaaaaaaaatattaattagaaagagaaatagaagTAAATACCGCATAGCCAAACTTGAGAAAAGAGTGTAGGAAGAAGAATAGCCACGATAATGTTGACTCAGTTGGCTCATAATCCTTAAATGAAAGATGAAAATGTTGTAATAATCTGATTCACACTGCTAAAAAGGACGGTTCATAAGATGCAAAATAATGCATaccatatatttttgtttgaaagtGTTAATGGTATGTTGTTTAATACAGGCTGCCTGCTTAGAATGATCATCTATTCTGAATGAGCTCTAGCAGTTGCAGAAATTTCAGAAATGGATGCTCTTTCTTGTTCCGACAACCCTGAGAATAtaaatgatctaaaatttTCTTCCACATAAATCTCATTGTGCGAGTAAAAAGTTTTACTCTATACAACAGTGACCTTAACAAATCATAAACAGCAATGTATGTCTGTGTGTCTTGGTCTAGCAGTGAAGTGGTTAATGTCCAACGACATAGCtctttatactccctccgtcccaataaatatgaaacatttggtttccggcacaggattttatgcaagtgttgttttgtaagttaatgaagaaagagtaaagtaagagagagggaaaagtagagagagtgatgtttccattttaggaaacgttttatttttagtgggacaacccaaaaaggaaaacgttgcatttctaatgggacagtgGGAGTATTTAACATtacaattaacaaataaaacaatagtaaGTGTAGAATAACTGACAGTCAAAGGAATAATATCTTTGCAACTCTCTTCAGCATAACTCTCACAGATTCTATCTCAACATCGCGTAGTTCATTACTCTCACTGAAACTCCTGAAGAGAAGGttccaaaaaaattgtcatgCGGTATTAAGTTTTCACTAAAAGCATGGCTTCCACTGATGTGCATTTAAGAATCTTAGATTTTGAGCAAATCCATACAACTGCGTGTCAAACATATGCATGAAAAACATCCACTGTTggaaatctcaataaaactgAAAGTGCACATACAACAAAAGACGAAGACCAAAAGAAGCCGACCATCTCTTTATGTCTACGCATGCAGTCAGAAACTAAGGTGGTCACATCAGCAATAAGCTTCTGCGCATCTGTCCTGGACTGTTCCTGCttatacaaatcttaataAACTCGAAGAAATACAGTCAATTTCATTCTGACAATTAACCATTTATTCATCAAACCTCATAAGCTTTGGAAAAGTCAGTAATGCACTTTGTCTGAACTTCATCAACTTTAGTTGCATGACTCCCAAGCCTTTTTGATTCTTCAGAAAGCTTTTCGATAAATCCATGAAGAGATTATGAGGTATTCATCATGTGCGCATTTTAATATAGGACGGCCATTGTGATAAAAAGATGCAAACCTTCTTATTTTGCCAATAATATAATTCTTAGTATAATTAACTTCCCACTCACTCACGTATGAAACATGGGACTCTAAgtggattatatatttattagaattaatttctgaattttatattaattgcatttacatccctcaacataaaatgattattcaaAACCTCCCAAAattctccttttatattgtatagattacACCTACCCTACACTTGaacctcttaaaataaattcttaataGCTGTCATAGTTCTTGTTCCCAATATTGAATGAAAGTTCTTGTTCCTGCTTGTTTTCAATACgcagagagaagagaaaattttttgtttgattacaAGGGCTGAAACTTAATGAAGAAGATTGATTTAAGCGCACGTTAATTGAAGTTTGAATATTACTAATTGTTTGGTTCTGTTTAGAGAAAAAGATTGATATAAGCGCAGGTTAATTGAagttttaatattactaattgtTTGGTTTCAAGCGTAGGTTTCAGTAAtataaatttgacaaaaatactATTTGGAtctctttataaaatttcatgtttttatctttatgttttttcCAACTAAGATATTATAtggaatatatttaaataattaatatatgatgtgttatttcaaaacaaaatagttAATGGTTCCGTTAAATAAGGAttgtaagagcatccacagtagGGGCGGCGCACCAGCCGGCCCGGAATCGCCTTAGCCGCGGCGAACTATAGTGGAGGAAGCTTCCGGCACGGCGTGGACATCTGGGATGGGGCGGAAGGCCCTCCGCCACTTACTCGCCGAGGACGCGCCGAGAGTCGGCTAGCCGCGGCGGTGCCCGCGGCAACCTATTGTGCGGTGGGTGAGCCGCGGTGGCGccgattttgaattttgatttttttttcgttttcaaaaggaagagagaaagaggagaagaatgaggaagaagatgaaaagcAGGGATTTGAATGGATTAATTTTGGGCTTTTTAAAATGAGGAAGAATATAGGTTATTTTTGGGCTTTTTTAAATGGGTTTTGATTATTTCGGGCAAATGAGTCCAATCAAAATGATTTGGTTTTTGGccattagttttattttttttattaaattatatattttttctaattattttttggccaataattttaatattcattgaaaaaataagcaaaaaataaaataaagtgaaatgtggcCAAAAAAAGAGTCAATTATTGCGgtggaaacttttttttgtagCTGTGGACAAATCAGAAGTGCCTgaggacaaaaaaaaagtggctTGTCCGGGAAGTGTCCTTCctactgtggatgctctaatatatcaaatactataaaaaaacagAGATTTGCTAAACACGCTACTACTACGATattaaatgttaaaatatgttaattgtagttattaattataatatggtctgtaatttttatgaaatcaaattatttcaataacgagtcttttaattttgtatcgAGCACACTTAAATATTTTCCAGCGAAAATGTTCAACAGAAGTTGGGCTATTGTGGACTAGAACAAACACTATAAGTCAAAGGATCATTGtgaaaacgaaaattacaaaaaatttcaaaattattagccattttgaaaatgattaaGTTTTATATAGGTTCACAATATGATTAATAACTTGGCAAACACCAacttaatataatactactccataagaAATGCTTAACACATGAAACAATGTATACATTCAAATTTAGTTATTTCATCCTATATATAGACATAGATCCGCATGCAATATGTTatccaataaaataaagttgcatttAAAAATCAGGCAATAAATTACTACGGATTATAATAATTGGCTAAACTGACAAAAACCCAAGGGGCATTTaagtaaattgaaaaactTCACCCAGGTTAGGGTTTAAGCTGTATAAATCATCTCTTATTTCATAATCTTACCACTTCAGCCGATTTCGTACGCAGCGCCGCTCACTCCGCCACCAGGTAGTTGTACATTTAGATGCTGTATTTGCAGATTTTGATGTGCTTATTActgattttgtgtttaaacAACTGGATTTTATTGCTTTATTCAGTAGTTGCgaagtttggaatttgtaggATACTGATCATGCCTAGTTGAAGTTTACGGTTTTACCAATCTGTGCTGGAGTGATTTAAGTTGGCAGATCATTTTAGCTTATTTCAGTTAAAATGGCGAATTCATGAGGAATTTTATTAACTTCGTTCCTTTACAATTGACAGCAGGTTAGAGGCTTCGGAAGTCGGATCTGGGAGAAAAATGTCGGGGTAATTGGATAGTTTATATTCGTAAATTACATCGAATGTTGTTGTGCGTATCTGGATTATACAGTTACATGCGTTACTAATGTACCTTGTGAAAGCGAGATGCTAAAATACAATTTCTATCCAAACCTAGTTTATATGTATTATGAATGTGTGTATGGTTTCGTTAGTTAGCTGCAAGACTGTTTCAGTACTTAGCATGTCTAATTTGTTAATTCACAGTGAGGATGCTGTTGTTGCTGATGCTCCAGCTCCAGTTCCAGCTCCAGCTCTTGGGGAGCCCATGGATATCATGACTGCTTTGCAGCTGGTTCTGAGGAAGTCCAGGGCCCACAGTGGCCTTTCTCGGGGGCTCCATGAAGCTGCCAAGGTCATTGAGAAGCATGCTGCTCAGCTTTGTGTCTTGGCAGAGGACTGTGACCAGGCAGATTATGTCAAATTGGTGAAAGCACTCTGTGCTGATCACAATGTTAGCTTGATAACTGTGCCTAGTGCTAAAACTCTTGGCGAGTGGGCCGGGGTAAGTGATGCCATTTCGTctatataatcatttttggGTCAAGTTGGGTATGTATTTGTGGATTGGGTACATGGGGCTGAAGTTTGACTCTTTGGCACTTCCACTGCCTTGGAG
This window contains:
- the LOC125207277 gene encoding probable magnesium transporter NIPA4, with product MASEQAATDAMSDSYRGMSSDNIKGLVLALSSSFFIGASFIVKKKGLKKAGASGVRAGVGGYSYLYEPLWWTGMITMIVGEIANFAAYAFAPAILVTPLGALSIIISAVLAHVILRERLHIFGILGCALCVVGSITIVLHAPQEREIESVKEVWDLATEPAFVFYAALVIAVVVVLIYHYVPQYGQTHIWFYIGVCSLVGSLSVMSVKALGIALKLTLSGTNQLIYPQTWVFVMIVLSCVLTQMNYLNKALDTFNTAVVSPIYYVMFTSLTIVASVIMFKDWDRQNLTQIVTELCGFVTILSGTFLLHKTKDMADGCSVSRLPKHDNEDSFGEEGIPLKRQDTLRAT
- the LOC125205805 gene encoding 40S ribosomal protein S12-like; this translates as MSGEDAVVADAPAPVPAPALGEPMDIMTALQLVLRKSRAHSGLSRGLHEAAKVIEKHAAQLCVLAEDCDQADYVKLVKALCADHNVSLITVPSAKTLGEWAGLCKIDSEGKARKVVGCACVVVKDYGEESEGLHIVQEYVKSH